Proteins from one Impatiens glandulifera chromosome 2, dImpGla2.1, whole genome shotgun sequence genomic window:
- the LOC124927477 gene encoding serine/arginine-rich SC35-like splicing factor SCL28 isoform X1, which translates to MGRHRSRSHSPRRSRSRSHSPRRSKRYDDPRESRSRRDRRSPAPSGLLVRNISLDARQEDLRIPFERFGPIKDIYLPKDYYTGEPRGFGFVKFKYGDDAVAAKEHLNCTVIGGREIRIVFAEENRKTPQEMRRVTRPSGRERDNHRRRSPERSSRRRNRSYSRSASPVRSDIRNRRSNDDYSPRRSRSISQSRSPIGSPQRSGSRPSRSRSRHEERNHRSTQRSSLSPKRNGTKSPTPGRDHKLSPSPSPVRDTHSPARSRS; encoded by the exons atgggaAGGCACAGAAGCAGGAGCCACAGCCCGAGGCGAAGCAGAAGCAGGAGCCACAGTCCGAGGCGAAGCAAGCGATACGATGACCCTCGTGAATCTAGGTCGAGAAGGGACCGTCGTTCCCCTGCCCCTTCTGGCCTTCTAGTTCGGAATATCTCCCTCGATGCTAG GCAAGAAGATCTTAGGATCCCATTTGAACGATTTGGTCCAATTAAGGATATTTACCTACCAAAGGATTATTATACCGG GGAACCACGTGGCTTTGGATTTGTGAAGTTCAAATATGGTGATGATGCAGTTGCAGCCAAGGAACATCTGAATTGTACAGTCATTGGTGGACGAGAGATACGAATTGTTTTTGCTGAAGAGAACCGGAAGACTCCTCAAGAAATGCGTAGGGTCACGCGCCCAAG TGGAAGGGAAAGGGACAACCACAGGAGACGGAGTCCAGAGAGGTCCTCGAGGCGTCGTAACCGTT CCTATTCCCGATCGGCTTCCCCAGTGAGAAGTGATATAAG GAATCGCAGATCAAATGATGACTACTCTCCTCGTCGATCTAGGAGCATTTCACAATCACGATCACCCATTGGTTCGCCACAGCGATCTGGGTCCAGGCCTAGTAGGTCCAGATCTCGGCACGAAGAAAGAAATCACAGGTCAACCCAGAGATCCTCCCTCAGTCCCAAACGAAATGGTACAAAAAGTCCTACTCCTGGAAGGGACCATAAACTGAGTCCATCACCAAGTCCTGTAAGAGATACCCATAGCCCTGCTCGGTCAAGATCTTGA
- the LOC124927477 gene encoding serine/arginine-rich SC35-like splicing factor SCL28 isoform X2 produces the protein MGRHRSRSHSPRRSRSRSHSPRRSKRYDDPRESRSRRDRRSPAPSGLLVRNISLDARQEDLRIPFERFGPIKDIYLPKDYYTGEPRGFGFVKFKYGDDAVAAKEHLNCTVIGGREIRIVFAEENRKTPQEMRRVTRPSGRERDNHRRRSPERSSRRRNRSYSRSASPVRSDIRLYMKRELKNSGIIKTERKRIIKQQLFPYLFNNCYLTNYPIDQRKNIELIVGQTKKECRSLDHQKDKGCEAISCCHFKAF, from the exons atgggaAGGCACAGAAGCAGGAGCCACAGCCCGAGGCGAAGCAGAAGCAGGAGCCACAGTCCGAGGCGAAGCAAGCGATACGATGACCCTCGTGAATCTAGGTCGAGAAGGGACCGTCGTTCCCCTGCCCCTTCTGGCCTTCTAGTTCGGAATATCTCCCTCGATGCTAG GCAAGAAGATCTTAGGATCCCATTTGAACGATTTGGTCCAATTAAGGATATTTACCTACCAAAGGATTATTATACCGG GGAACCACGTGGCTTTGGATTTGTGAAGTTCAAATATGGTGATGATGCAGTTGCAGCCAAGGAACATCTGAATTGTACAGTCATTGGTGGACGAGAGATACGAATTGTTTTTGCTGAAGAGAACCGGAAGACTCCTCAAGAAATGCGTAGGGTCACGCGCCCAAG TGGAAGGGAAAGGGACAACCACAGGAGACGGAGTCCAGAGAGGTCCTCGAGGCGTCGTAACCGTT CCTATTCCCGATCGGCTTCCCCAGTGAGAAGTGATATAAG ATTATATATGAAAAGAGAGTTAAAGAACTCAGGCATAATAAAGACAGAGAGAAAAAGGATCATAAAGCAACAACTGTTTCCTTACCTTTTCAACAACTGTTACCTTACAAATTATCCAATTGA TCAAAGAAAGAATATAGAGCTTATAGTTGGCCAAACAAAGAAAGAATGTAGAAGTTTGGATCACCAGAAAGATAAAGGGTGTGAAGCTATCAGTTGCTGCCATTTTAAAGCCTTTTAA
- the LOC124927477 gene encoding serine/arginine-rich SC35-like splicing factor SCL28 isoform X3 — protein MGRHRSRSHSPRRSRSRSHSPRRSKRYDDPRESRSRRDRRSPAPSGLLVRNISLDARQEDLRIPFERFGPIKDIYLPKDYYTGEPRGFGFVKFKYGDDAVAAKEHLNCTVIGGREIRIVFAEENRKTPQEMRRVTRPSGRERDNHRRRSPERSSRRRNRSYSRSASPVRSDIRLYMKRELKNSGIIKTERKRIIKQQLFPYLFNNCYLTNYPIEYVKERI, from the exons atgggaAGGCACAGAAGCAGGAGCCACAGCCCGAGGCGAAGCAGAAGCAGGAGCCACAGTCCGAGGCGAAGCAAGCGATACGATGACCCTCGTGAATCTAGGTCGAGAAGGGACCGTCGTTCCCCTGCCCCTTCTGGCCTTCTAGTTCGGAATATCTCCCTCGATGCTAG GCAAGAAGATCTTAGGATCCCATTTGAACGATTTGGTCCAATTAAGGATATTTACCTACCAAAGGATTATTATACCGG GGAACCACGTGGCTTTGGATTTGTGAAGTTCAAATATGGTGATGATGCAGTTGCAGCCAAGGAACATCTGAATTGTACAGTCATTGGTGGACGAGAGATACGAATTGTTTTTGCTGAAGAGAACCGGAAGACTCCTCAAGAAATGCGTAGGGTCACGCGCCCAAG TGGAAGGGAAAGGGACAACCACAGGAGACGGAGTCCAGAGAGGTCCTCGAGGCGTCGTAACCGTT CCTATTCCCGATCGGCTTCCCCAGTGAGAAGTGATATAAG ATTATATATGAAAAGAGAGTTAAAGAACTCAGGCATAATAAAGACAGAGAGAAAAAGGATCATAAAGCAACAACTGTTTCCTTACCTTTTCAACAACTGTTACCTTACAAATTATCCAATTGAGTATG TCAAAGAAAGAATATAG
- the LOC124927821 gene encoding J domain-containing protein spf31 produces the protein MGDVISDEDLLLKNFFAEVGEVERDNEVLRILSCFKLNPFEYLNLPFHSAPEEVKKQYRKLSLMVHPDKCKHPQAKEAFGALAKAQQLLLDPQEREYILNQVTAAKEELRAKRKKELKKDTASKLKSLVDEGKYNQEYEKSEQFQKELKLKVREILTDQEWRRRKMQMRISEEEGRLKKDEEETKEMWKRKREHEEQWEGTREQRVSSWRDFMKGGKKAKKGEIRPPKLKTEDPNKSYVQRPVKKG, from the exons ATGGGCGACGTCATCTCCGATGAAGATTTGTTACTCAAGAACTTCTTTGCCGAGGTCGGCGAAGTTGAGCGCGACAACGAAGTACTTAG GATCCTCTCTTGTTTCAAGTTAAATCCGTTTGAGTACCTTAATCTACCGTTTCATTCTGCCCCAGAGGAAGTGAAAAAACAATATCGTAAG CTGTCTTTGATGGTTCATCCTGATAAATGCAAACACCCACAAGCTAAGGAGGCATTTGGTG CATTAGCAAAGGCCCAGCAGTTATTGCTCGATCCACaggaaagagaatatattttaaaccaaGTGACTGCAGCTAAAG AGGAACTTAGAGCAAAGAGGAAGAAGGAACTGAAGAAAGATACAGCTTCCAAGCTAAAGTCATTGGTTGATGAG GGAAAATACAACCAGGAGTATGAGAAGTCAGAGCAGTTCCAGaaggaattgaaattgaaggTTCGAGAAATTCTGACTGATCAAGAATGGCGGAGGAGAAAGATGCAGATGAGA ATAtcagaagaagaaggaagattGAAGAAGGATGAGGAAGAAACGAAGGAGATGTGGAAAAGGAAGCGAGAGCATGAAGAACAATGGGAAGGAACTAGAGAACAAAGG GTTTCGAGCTGGAGGGATTTTATGAAGGGCGGGAAGAAG GCGAAGAAAGGAGAGATTCGACCACCGAAACTGAAGACGGAGGATCCTAACAAATCTTATGTACAACGACCAGTGAAAAAAGGTTGA